One Hevea brasiliensis isolate MT/VB/25A 57/8 chromosome 5, ASM3005281v1, whole genome shotgun sequence genomic region harbors:
- the LOC110633337 gene encoding tropinone reductase homolog At5g06060, whose product MATTMAEKDLGCRDQRWSLKGKTALVTGGSRGIGYAIVEELVGFGARVHICSRNEKELNERVEEWKSKGFDVSFSVCDLTSRAQREKLIETISTIFGGKLNILVNNAGIVTLKDCVDYSMEDYSSIMSTNLESPYHLCQLAHPLLKASGNGSIVFISSIAGVVALPMLSVYAATKGAINQLTRNLACEWAKDNIRTNTVSPSGTRTSIVSKLDPAVAKAYDGILGQTPIGRIAEPNEVSSLAAFLCLPAASYITGQVICVDGGLTVNGFLPKHF is encoded by the exons ATGGCAACAACCATGGCAGAAAAAGATCTTGGTTGCAGAGATCAAAGGTGGTCTCTCAAGGGGAAGACTGCACTTGTCACTGGAGGAAGCAGGGGCATTGG ATATGCCATAGTGGAAGAACTAGTTGGATTTGGAGCAAGAGTGCATATTTGTTCCCGCAATGAGAAAGAGCTCAACGAGAGGGTAGAAGAATGGAAGAGTAAAGGGTTCGACGTTAGCTTCTCAGTTTGTGACCTCACTTCTAGAGCTCAAAGAGAGAAGCTAATTGAAACAATCTCCACTATTTTTGGTGGGAAGCTCAACATCCTT GTGAATAATGCTGGAATAGTTACACTAAAAGATTGTGTAGATTATAGTATGGAAGACTATTCAAGCATAATGAGTACAAACCTGGAATCTCCTTATCATCTTTGTCAACTAGCACATCCACTCTTGAAAGCATCAGGAAATGGAAGTATCGTTTTTATATCCTCTATTGCTGGCGTAGTTGCTTTGCCTATGTTATCTGTATATGCAGCAACTAAGG GGGCAATCAACCAATTGACAAGGAACTTGGCATGTGAATGGGCAAAAGACAACATTCGCACAAACACTGTTTCTCCGTCTGGTACCAGAACCTCGATCGTGTCAAAACTT GACCCAGCCGTTGCGAAGGCATATGATGGGATATTGGGCCAAACTCCAATTGGGCGCATTGCAGAGCCCAACGAGGTTTCATCGCTAGCGGCATTCCTTTGCCTTCCTGCAGCTTCTTACATTACTGGGCAAGTTATTTGTGTGGATGGAGGATTAACTGTCAACGGTTTTTTGCCAAAGCATTTCTGA